A single genomic interval of Lathyrus oleraceus cultivar Zhongwan6 chromosome 7, CAAS_Psat_ZW6_1.0, whole genome shotgun sequence harbors:
- the LOC127106925 gene encoding pentatricopeptide repeat-containing protein At4g33170 has product MAYYDNQGSTHSSFSLNNNSSDPRATHARVLKSTVTDIAVFNNLITQYFKSNLSSYALSLFNRIPSPNVVTWTALITAHSNTLHSLHHFLSMLRHSTLPNHRTVASLFATCASLYTLSFGLSLHALSLKLALSHHPFPASSLLTFYSKCRLPSHALKVFDETPHRDNVSYSAIIVALAQNFCFSDALFHFADMRCQGFDSTVHSVSGALRAAAQLAALEQCRIIHAHAVVAGLDLNVVVGTSLVHGYGKTGLVNDARQVFEDNIYCMNVVGWNAMLAGYAQQGDCQSTLELFDSMKTYGFVPDEYSFLAILTSLYNAGMFMQIDVWLNRMKVDYGLEPTLEHYTCLVGGVARVGQLERAERIASTMPFEPDAAVWRALLSACAYHGAVDKARVMARKVLELEPHDDSAFVIVANMLSAAGRWDDVAELRKMMKDRRVKKIGGRSWIEVQGKVHVFVAGDWKHERSVEIYHKLEELMGDIEKLGYVPVWDELLHNVGEEKSKEALWYHSEKLAVAFGVLCGSIPPGKALRIVKNLRICKDCHEAFKYMTRVLDREIIVRDVNRYHRFVNGDCTCRDIW; this is encoded by the coding sequence ATGGCTTACTATGATAACCAAGGATCAACCCATTCGAGCTTCAGTCTCAACAACAACAGTTCCGATCCCCGTGCAACTCACGCTCGGGTCCTCAAATCCACCGTCACAGACATTGCAGTATTCAACAACCTCATAACGCAGTATTTCAAATCCAACCTCTCATCCTATGCTCTCTCCCTCTTCAACCGAATCCCCTCTCCTAACGTCGTCACATGGACCGCACTCATCACCGCACATTCCAACACTCTCCATTCCCTCCACCACTTCCTCTCCATGCTTCGCCATTCCACCCTCCCTAACCACCGCACCGTCGCCTCCCTTTTTGCCACCTGCGCCTCCCTCTACACCCTTTCGTTTGGCCTTTCTCTACACGCGCTCTCCCTCAAACTAGCACTCTCTCACCACCCTTTTCCCGCTTCATCTCTCCTCACTTTTTACTCCAAATGCCGACTTCCCAGTCACGCACTCAAAGTGTTCGACGAAACTCCCCACAGAGATAATGTATCTTACTCCGCTATCATTGTTGCTCTCGCTCAGAATTTTTGCTTTTCAGACGCTCTTTTTCACTTTGCTGACATGAGATGTCAGGGTTTTGATTCTACAGTACACAGCGTTTCTGGGGCTCTACGTGCTGCTGCTCAGCTTGCTGCACTGGAGCAGTGTAGGATTATTCATGCGCATGCTGTTGTTGCTGGCCTTGATTTGAATGTTGTGGTTGGCACTTCTCTTGTTCACGGGTATGGTAAGACGGGTCTTGTGAACGATGCAAGACAGGTTTTTGAGGATAATATATATTGTATGAATGTTGTGGGTTGGAATGCAATGTTGGCTGGTTATGCACAACAAGGAGATTGTCAATCTACTCTTGAGTTGTTTGATTCTATGAAAACATACGGATTTGTGCCTGATGAGTATAGTTTTTTGGCGATTCTAACGTCCCTATATAATGCTGGGATGTTTATGCAGATTGATGTGTGGTTGAATAGGATGAAAGTGGATTATGGTTTGGAACCAACTCTTGAGCATTATACATGTTTGGTGGGGGGAGTGGCCCGTGTTGGACAATTGGAGCGTGCAGAGAGGATAGCATCAACAATGCCTTTTGAGCCAGATGCCGCAGTTTGGCGAGCTTTGCTATCTGCTTGTGCATACCATGGTGCGGTTGATAAAGCTCGGGTTATGGCTAGGAAGGTATTGGAACTAGAGCCTCACGATGATTCTGCTTTTGTTATTGTTGCTAATATGTTATCGGCTGCTGGAAGGTGGGATGATGTTGCGGAGTTGAGGAAAATGATGAAAGATAGGAGGGTGAAGAAGATAGGAGGGAGGAGCTGGATTGAGGTGCAGGGGAAAGTTCATGTTTTTGTGGCAGGGGATTGGAAGCACGAGAGGTCAGTGGAGATTTATCACAAGTTGGAAGAGTTGATGGGGGATATTGAGAAGTTAGGATACGTTCCAGTTTGGGATGAGTTGTTGCATAATGTTGGGGAAGAAAAGAGCAAAGAAGCTCTTTGGTATCACAGCGAGAAGTTGGCGGTTGCATTTGGAGTATTGTGTGGATCTATACCACCTGGTAAGGCATTAAGGATTGTGAAGAATTTGAGGATTTGTAAAGATTGTCACGAGGCTTTTAAGTATATGACTAGAGTTTTAGATAGGGAAATTATTGTGAGGGATGTCAACAGATACCACAGATTTGTTAATGGTGATTGTACTTGTAGAGACATATGGTAA